In Scyliorhinus torazame isolate Kashiwa2021f chromosome 26, sScyTor2.1, whole genome shotgun sequence, the following proteins share a genomic window:
- the LOC140402983 gene encoding neuronal acetylcholine receptor subunit beta-2-like isoform X2, with amino-acid sequence MVSLAQLISVHEREQIMTTNVWLTQEWNDYRLTWNPAEYDGIVKVRLPSTHIWLPDVVLYNNADGTYEVSFYSNAVVSYDGSVFWLPPAIYKSACKIEVKHFPFDQQNCTLKFRSWTYDRTEIDLVLRSDVASLDDFTPSGEWDIVALPGRRNENPDDHTYVDITYDFIIRRKPLFYTINLIIPCMLITSLAILVFYLPSDCGEKMTLCISVLLALTVFLLLISKIVPPTSLDVPLMGKYLMFTMVLVTFSIVTSVCVLNVHHRSPTTHTMPAWVRLVFLDKLPALLLMKQPRDGCAKQRLRQQGGRRPAPGGGGGGRWLAPRGGDEPCSCLINQACARGYRTRLVALPEGANGFRDHRRKESRGPFRSYRIEEAMDGVEFIAGHMQGEDDDQCVIEDWKYVAMVIDRLFLWIFVVVCVLGTTGMFLQPLFQNLRFQKLISFRDPEEE; translated from the exons ATGGTGTCCTTGGCACAGTTGATCAGTGTG CACGAGAGGGAACAGATAATGACCACCAACGTCTGGCTGACACAG GAATGGAACGATTATCGATTGACGTGGAACCCAGCGGAGTACGACGGGATTGTGAAAGTTCGGCTCCCATCCACTCACATCTGGCTGCCTGACGTGGTCCTTTACAATAA TGCTGACGGCACCTATGAGGTGTCCTTCTACTCCAACGCGGTGGTCTCGTACGACGGCAGCGTCTTCTGGCTGCCCCCCGCCATCTACAAGAGCGCCTGCAAGATCGAGGTCAAGCACTTCCCCTTCGACCAACAGAACTGCACCCTCAAGTTCCGCTCATGGACGTACGACCGCACGGAGATCGACCTGGTTCTGCGCTCGGACGTTGCCAGTCTGGACGACTTCACGCCGAGCGGCGAATGGGACATCGTGGCGCTTCCGGGGCGGCGCAACGAGAACCCGGACGACCACACCTACGTGGACATCACGTACGACTTCATCATACGGAGGAAGCCCCTCTTCTACACCATCAACCTCATCATCCCCTGCATGCTCATCACCTCCTTGGCCATCCTGGTCTTCTATCTGCCCTCGGACTGCGGAGAGAAGATGACCCTCTGCATCTCCGTGCTGCTGGCCCTCACCGTCTTCCTTCTCCTCATCTCCAAGATCGTGCCCCCCACTTCGCTGGACGTGCCGCTGATGGGCAAGTACCTGATGTTCACCATGGTGCTGGTCACCTTTTCCATCGTGACCAGCGTGTGCGTGCTCAACGTGCACCACCGCTCGCCCACCACCCACACCATGCCGGCGTGGGTCAGGCTGGTGTTCCTGGACAAGCTGCCCGCCCTCCTCCTCATGAAGCAGCCCAGGGACGGCTGCGCCAAGCAGCGGCTGCGGCAGCAGGGAGGCAGGAGGCCGGCACCGGGAGGAGGAGGCGGCGGCAGGTGGCTTGCGCCCAGGGGCGGCGATGAGCCCTGCAGCTGCCTCATCAACCAGGCCTGCGCCCGGGGGTACAGGACGCGGCTCGTGGCACTGCCGGAGGGCGCCAACGGGTTCCGAGACCATCGGAGGAAGGAGTCGCGTGGGCCGTTCCGCAGCTACAGGATCGAAGAGGCGATGGACGGAGTGGAGTTCATTGCTGGCCACATGCAGGGCGAGGATGACGATCAGTGT GTGATTGAGGATTGGAAATACGTGGCGATGGTGATCGATCGCCTCTTCCTGTGGATCTTTGTGGTGGTGTGCGTACTGGGCACAACCGGGATGTTCCTGCAGCCGCTCTTCCAGAACCTAAGGTTCCAGAAATTAATCTCCTTCAGGGATCCGGAAGAGGAATAG
- the LOC140402983 gene encoding neuronal acetylcholine receptor subunit beta-2-like isoform X1 has translation MPLLPRWPPARARFGSSSRRSRKLSSAAGCAARVFLTCSWLVAGPAGSLSISTEERLVLQLLNPAHYNKLIRPATNSSQLVLVQLMVSLAQLISVHEREQIMTTNVWLTQEWNDYRLTWNPAEYDGIVKVRLPSTHIWLPDVVLYNNADGTYEVSFYSNAVVSYDGSVFWLPPAIYKSACKIEVKHFPFDQQNCTLKFRSWTYDRTEIDLVLRSDVASLDDFTPSGEWDIVALPGRRNENPDDHTYVDITYDFIIRRKPLFYTINLIIPCMLITSLAILVFYLPSDCGEKMTLCISVLLALTVFLLLISKIVPPTSLDVPLMGKYLMFTMVLVTFSIVTSVCVLNVHHRSPTTHTMPAWVRLVFLDKLPALLLMKQPRDGCAKQRLRQQGGRRPAPGGGGGGRWLAPRGGDEPCSCLINQACARGYRTRLVALPEGANGFRDHRRKESRGPFRSYRIEEAMDGVEFIAGHMQGEDDDQCVIEDWKYVAMVIDRLFLWIFVVVCVLGTTGMFLQPLFQNLRFQKLISFRDPEEE, from the exons GGAGCCTGTCGATCTCCACAGAGGAACGGTTGGTCCTTCAGCTACTTAACCCAGCGCACTACAACAAGCTGATCCGACCAGCGACCAATAGCTCACAACTGGTGTTGGTGCAACTGATGGTGTCCTTGGCACAGTTGATCAGTGTG CACGAGAGGGAACAGATAATGACCACCAACGTCTGGCTGACACAG GAATGGAACGATTATCGATTGACGTGGAACCCAGCGGAGTACGACGGGATTGTGAAAGTTCGGCTCCCATCCACTCACATCTGGCTGCCTGACGTGGTCCTTTACAATAA TGCTGACGGCACCTATGAGGTGTCCTTCTACTCCAACGCGGTGGTCTCGTACGACGGCAGCGTCTTCTGGCTGCCCCCCGCCATCTACAAGAGCGCCTGCAAGATCGAGGTCAAGCACTTCCCCTTCGACCAACAGAACTGCACCCTCAAGTTCCGCTCATGGACGTACGACCGCACGGAGATCGACCTGGTTCTGCGCTCGGACGTTGCCAGTCTGGACGACTTCACGCCGAGCGGCGAATGGGACATCGTGGCGCTTCCGGGGCGGCGCAACGAGAACCCGGACGACCACACCTACGTGGACATCACGTACGACTTCATCATACGGAGGAAGCCCCTCTTCTACACCATCAACCTCATCATCCCCTGCATGCTCATCACCTCCTTGGCCATCCTGGTCTTCTATCTGCCCTCGGACTGCGGAGAGAAGATGACCCTCTGCATCTCCGTGCTGCTGGCCCTCACCGTCTTCCTTCTCCTCATCTCCAAGATCGTGCCCCCCACTTCGCTGGACGTGCCGCTGATGGGCAAGTACCTGATGTTCACCATGGTGCTGGTCACCTTTTCCATCGTGACCAGCGTGTGCGTGCTCAACGTGCACCACCGCTCGCCCACCACCCACACCATGCCGGCGTGGGTCAGGCTGGTGTTCCTGGACAAGCTGCCCGCCCTCCTCCTCATGAAGCAGCCCAGGGACGGCTGCGCCAAGCAGCGGCTGCGGCAGCAGGGAGGCAGGAGGCCGGCACCGGGAGGAGGAGGCGGCGGCAGGTGGCTTGCGCCCAGGGGCGGCGATGAGCCCTGCAGCTGCCTCATCAACCAGGCCTGCGCCCGGGGGTACAGGACGCGGCTCGTGGCACTGCCGGAGGGCGCCAACGGGTTCCGAGACCATCGGAGGAAGGAGTCGCGTGGGCCGTTCCGCAGCTACAGGATCGAAGAGGCGATGGACGGAGTGGAGTTCATTGCTGGCCACATGCAGGGCGAGGATGACGATCAGTGT GTGATTGAGGATTGGAAATACGTGGCGATGGTGATCGATCGCCTCTTCCTGTGGATCTTTGTGGTGGTGTGCGTACTGGGCACAACCGGGATGTTCCTGCAGCCGCTCTTCCAGAACCTAAGGTTCCAGAAATTAATCTCCTTCAGGGATCCGGAAGAGGAATAG